A genome region from Gigantopelta aegis isolate Gae_Host chromosome 3, Gae_host_genome, whole genome shotgun sequence includes the following:
- the LOC121367340 gene encoding uncharacterized protein LOC121367340: MATLAVTLAVAVVVIYMFTAVHPSRKLGSSGRRRCRTTSDCASDECCVAFSRPKGRRRRASGLWNSGTCTRRGRRGAKCLVNEYASPPNGQEYVCPCADHLTCKPDGGRDIPIGDTGICTRKQTGNSCESDLDCRPQECCRPRVRPIGRRRRSSQSSGTCQPLANIGGTCYVDHPKMCPRCRQHPFIQCVSTGVRDIPLGLIGKCFFNMPWRN, from the exons ATGTTTACTGCGGTACACCCAAGCCGGAAGTTGGGTTCGAGCGGACGGCGGCGGTGCAGGACTACTTCTGACTGCGCGTCGGACGAGTGTTGCGTAGCGTTCAGCAGACCCAAAGGCAGACGCCGCCGCGCGTCCGGTCTCTGGAACTCCGGCACGTGCACTAGGCGCGGCCGCCGCGGTGCAA AATGTCTTGTCAACGAGTACGCTTCCCCGCCCAATGGTCAAGAATACGTCTGTCCGTGCGCTGACCACCTGACGTGTAAACCTGATGGAGGCCGAGATATTCCCATCGGCGATACTG GGATCTGCACGCGCAAGCAAACCGGAAATAGCTGTGAGAGTGATCTTGACTGCAGACCGCAGGAGTGCTGTCGTCCACGCGTCCGTCCGATCGGCAGACGGCGACGATCGAGTCAGTCAAGCGGAACGTGTCAACCGTTGGCAAACATTGGCGGAA CGTGCTATGTAGATCATCCCAAAATGTGTCCACGATGTAGACAACATCCGTTCATACAGTGTGTGTCGACTGGTGTCAGGGACATTCCACTGGGGCTAATAG GAAAGTGTTTCTTCAACATGCCCTGGCGGAACTGA
- the LOC121367339 gene encoding uncharacterized protein LOC121367339 isoform X2, whose translation MDSICSVEQVVDNFISSLDETEINYLTVARLKEIAEHVGLELDIGLKKAEIKSLVIDFLRNMAESKIQLDSKVYTGREIGSVELDNEDSLAMLKLKLDFQREQLMYEREQRNLERENEREQRNLEREDREKHREWETTQRSLDRDIKSRELDNYSKFDPQRYIRMVPIFNENQVDEFFDCFEKIALGAEWPKRYWCLLLQSALKGKAQMAYAALSVDDSSSYDLVKAAILRAYEKVPEVYQQDFRNLRISGGQSYLEFAKEKERLFRKWCSSKSVNNDCGKLEELILIEEFMRGLPSEVVIHLQVLEPSTLAEAAIMADKFVLANRKPDFSNKPKSQSYTFKQSGSSRDGSVRNNNTPRDMGKSQDQKNSGSLQCFYCKRMGHIRRDCRKLKYDLGSGNRSGHTHFVSQLSEPLNSKCQIKDALSRVKKRNPRFEPFLTSGHVVTSHDGDVKQSIVILRDTGAERTILLEKELLDKDNTFLGEYITLSTVEGTISSPLHTVELDSDLVKGSIVVAAVSHIPIAGVSLLLGNDVAQERVIPVPIMTEIPETDVETEKLSDVIDNIFPACVTTRSQNKELHRKIRVENEVANKNWDISDLGDTFIGHDSAPELGSNLENGSDREKCFDHEVGNPEEEKILQQLPDDNDRLILNLNHDQFILEQQADSELQILSKEVLEKSELDEEPVGYYFENGVLMRKFRDKHSQNNDWQVMHQIVVPKSCRKTVEFSS comes from the exons ATGGATAGCATATGTTCAGTAGAACAAGTAGTTGATAATTTTATATCTAGTTTAGATGAAACTgagataaattatttaactgtaGCACGGTTGAAAGAAATTGCTGAACACGTAGGATTAGAGTTGGACATTGGTTTGAAGAAAGCTGAAATAAAATCGTTGGTGATAGATTTCTTAAGAAATATGGCAGAAAGTAAAATTCAGTTAGATTCAAAGGTGTATACTGGTAGGGAAATTGGTAGTGTTGAACTTGATAATGAAGATAGTTTAGCTATGTTGAAACTTAAGTTGGACTTTCAGAGAGAACAATTAATGTATGAGAGGGAACAAAGAAATTTGGAGAGAGAAAATGAGAGGGAACAAAGAAATttggagagagaagatagagaaaaACATAGAGAATGGGAGACAACACAAAGATCTCTCGATAGGGATATTAAAAGTAGAGAGTTGGATAACTATAGCAAGTTTGATCCACAAAGATATATTAGGATGGttcctatttttaatgaaaatcaagTTGATGAATTTTTTGATTGTTTTGAAAAGATAGCTCTTGGGGCTGAATGGCCAAAACGGTATTGGTGTTTATTGTTGCAATCTGCTTTGAAAGGTAAAGCACAAATGGCTTATGCAGCGCTTTCTGTTGATGATTCTTCGTCATATGACTTAGTTAAAGCTGCTATTTTAAGAGCTTATGAAAAGGTGCCTGAGGTGTACCAACAAGATTTTCGAAATCTTAGGATTTCAGGTGGACAAT CTTATTTAGAGTTtgccaaagaaaaagaaaggttaTTTCGGAAATGGTGTAGTTCAAAGTCTGTGAATAATGATTGTGGGAAATTAGAAGAACTCATTCTTATAGAAGAGTTTATGAGAGGTTTGCCATCAGAAGTGGTAATTCACTTACAGGTTCTTGAACCAAGTACATTAGCTGAGGCAGCTATAATGGctgataaatttgttttagcaaaCCGTAAACCTGATTTCAGTAATAAACCGAAGTCACAAAGTTATACTTTCAAACAAAGTGGAAGCAGTAGAGATGGTTCAGTTAGGAATAATAATACACCGCGAGATATGGGTAAATCTCAAGATCAGAAAAATTCGGGATCACTCCagtgtttttattgtaaaagaaTGGGTCACATTAGACGTGATTGCCGGAAATTGAAATATGATCTTGGAAGTGGCAAtcgttctgggcacacacatttTGTATCTCAGTTGTCTGAACCTTTGAAttcaaaatgtcaaattaaagATGCGTTATCTAGGGTTAAGAAAAGAAATCCAAGGTTTGAACCATTTCTGACTTCTGGTCATGTGGTTACATCACACGATGGTGATGTGAAACAATCTATAGTGATTTTGCGAGATACTGGTGCTGAACGAACAATCTTACTTGAAAAAGAATTGTTAGATAAGGACAACACATTTTTGGGCGAGTATATTACTTTGTCCACAGTTGAAGGTACTATATCTAGTCCGTTACATACTGTCGAGTTGGATAGTGATTTGGTTAAAGGCAGTATTGTGGTAGCAGCGGTTAGCCATATACCAATTGCGGGTGTATCATTATTGTTAGGGAATGATGTAGCTCAGGAAAGGGTTATTCCTGTACCCATTATGACTGAAATTCCTGAAACTGATGTTGAAACAGAAAAGTTATCTGATGTGATTGATAACATCTTTCCCGCATGTGTTACAACTCGGTCTCAAAATAAAGAGTTGCACAGGAAAATTAGGGTTGAGAATGAGGTTGCCAATAAAAATTGGGATATTTCTGATTTAGGTGATACTTTTATTGGTCATGATTCTGCGCCCGAATTAGGTTCAAATCTGGAAAAtggttcagatcgggaaaaatGTTTTGACCATGAAGTAGGTAacccagaagaagaaaaaatattgcaacagttaCCAGATGACAATGATAGgttaattttaaatcttaacCATGATCAGTTTATTCTTGAGCAACAAGCTGATAGTGAATTACAAATCCTTTCAAAGGAAGTGTTAGAAAAATCCGAGTTGGATGAAGAACCAGTTGGCTATTATTTCGAAAATGGTGTTTTAATGAGAAAGTTTCGAGATAAACATTCACAGAATAATGATTGGCAGGTGATGCATCAAATCGTTGTTCCTAAAAGTTGTCGGAAAACTGTTGAGTTTAGCTCATGA
- the LOC121367339 gene encoding uncharacterized protein LOC121367339 isoform X1, whose amino-acid sequence MDSICSVEQVVDNFISSLDETEINYLTVARLKEIAEHVGLELDIGLKKAEIKSLVIDFLRNMAESKIQLDSKVYTGREIGSVELDNEDSLAMLKLKLDFQREQLMYEREQRNLERENEREQRNLEREDREKHREWETTQRSLDRDIKSRELDNYSKFDPQRYIRMVPIFNENQVDEFFDCFEKIALGAEWPKRYWCLLLQSALKGKAQMAYAALSVDDSSSYDLVKAAILRAYEKVPEVYQQDFRNLRISGGQSYLEFAKEKERLFRKWCSSKSVNNDCGKLEELILIEEFMRGLPSEVVIHLQVLEPSTLAEAAIMADKFVLANRKPDFSNKPKSQSYTFKQSGSSRDGSVRNNNTPRDMGKSQDQKNSGSLQCFYCKRMGHIRRDCRKLKYDLGSGNRSGHTHFVSQLSEPLNSKCQIKDALSRVKKRNPRFEPFLTSGHVVTSHDGDVKQSIVILRDTGAERTILLEKELLDKDNTFLGEYITLSTVEGTISSPLHTVELDSDLVKGSIVVAAVSHIPIAGVSLLLGNDVAQERVIPVPIMTEIPETDVETEKLSDVIDNIFPACVTTRSQNKELHRKIRVENEVANKNWDISDLGDTFIGHDSAPELGSNLENGSDREKCFDHEVGNPEEEKILQQLPDDNDRLILNLNHDQFILEQQADSELQILSKEVLEKSELDEEPVGYYFENGVLMRKFRDKHSQNNDWQVMHQIVVPKSCRKTVEFSS is encoded by the exons ATGGATAGCATATGTTCAGTAGAACAAGTAGTTGATAATTTTATATCTAGTTTAGATGAAACTgagataaattatttaactgtaGCACGGTTGAAAGAAATTGCTGAACACGTAGGATTAGAGTTGGACATTGGTTTGAAGAAAGCTGAAATAAAATCGTTGGTGATAGATTTCTTAAGAAATATGGCAGAAAGTAAAATTCAGTTAGATTCAAAGGTGTATACTGGTAGGGAAATTGGTAGTGTTGAACTTGATAATGAAGATAGTTTAGCTATGTTGAAACTTAAGTTGGACTTTCAGAGAGAACAATTAATGTATGAGAGGGAACAAAGAAATTTGGAGAGAGAAAATGAGAGGGAACAAAGAAATttggagagagaagatagagaaaaACATAGAGAATGGGAGACAACACAAAGATCTCTCGATAGGGATATTAAAAGTAGAGAGTTGGATAACTATAGCAAGTTTGATCCACAAAGATATATTAGGATGGttcctatttttaatgaaaatcaagTTGATGAATTTTTTGATTGTTTTGAAAAGATAGCTCTTGGGGCTGAATGGCCAAAACGGTATTGGTGTTTATTGTTGCAATCTGCTTTGAAAGGTAAAGCACAAATGGCTTATGCAGCGCTTTCTGTTGATGATTCTTCGTCATATGACTTAGTTAAAGCTGCTATTTTAAGAGCTTATGAAAAG GTGCCTGAGGTGTACCAACAAGATTTTCGAAATCTTAGGATTTCAGGTGGACAATCTTATTTAGAGTTtgccaaagaaaaagaaaggttaTTTCGGAAATGGTGTAGTTCAAAGTCTGTGAATAATGATTGTGGGAAATTAGAAGAACTCATTCTTATAGAAGAGTTTATGAGAGGTTTGCCATCAGAAGTGGTAATTCACTTACAGGTTCTTGAACCAAGTACATTAGCTGAGGCAGCTATAATGGctgataaatttgttttagcaaaCCGTAAACCTGATTTCAGTAATAAACCGAAGTCACAAAGTTATACTTTCAAACAAAGTGGAAGCAGTAGAGATGGTTCAGTTAGGAATAATAATACACCGCGAGATATGGGTAAATCTCAAGATCAGAAAAATTCGGGATCACTCCagtgtttttattgtaaaagaaTGGGTCACATTAGACGTGATTGCCGGAAATTGAAATATGATCTTGGAAGTGGCAAtcgttctgggcacacacatttTGTATCTCAGTTGTCTGAACCTTTGAAttcaaaatgtcaaattaaagATGCGTTATCTAGGGTTAAGAAAAGAAATCCAAGGTTTGAACCATTTCTGACTTCTGGTCATGTGGTTACATCACACGATGGTGATGTGAAACAATCTATAGTGATTTTGCGAGATACTGGTGCTGAACGAACAATCTTACTTGAAAAAGAATTGTTAGATAAGGACAACACATTTTTGGGCGAGTATATTACTTTGTCCACAGTTGAAGGTACTATATCTAGTCCGTTACATACTGTCGAGTTGGATAGTGATTTGGTTAAAGGCAGTATTGTGGTAGCAGCGGTTAGCCATATACCAATTGCGGGTGTATCATTATTGTTAGGGAATGATGTAGCTCAGGAAAGGGTTATTCCTGTACCCATTATGACTGAAATTCCTGAAACTGATGTTGAAACAGAAAAGTTATCTGATGTGATTGATAACATCTTTCCCGCATGTGTTACAACTCGGTCTCAAAATAAAGAGTTGCACAGGAAAATTAGGGTTGAGAATGAGGTTGCCAATAAAAATTGGGATATTTCTGATTTAGGTGATACTTTTATTGGTCATGATTCTGCGCCCGAATTAGGTTCAAATCTGGAAAAtggttcagatcgggaaaaatGTTTTGACCATGAAGTAGGTAacccagaagaagaaaaaatattgcaacagttaCCAGATGACAATGATAGgttaattttaaatcttaacCATGATCAGTTTATTCTTGAGCAACAAGCTGATAGTGAATTACAAATCCTTTCAAAGGAAGTGTTAGAAAAATCCGAGTTGGATGAAGAACCAGTTGGCTATTATTTCGAAAATGGTGTTTTAATGAGAAAGTTTCGAGATAAACATTCACAGAATAATGATTGGCAGGTGATGCATCAAATCGTTGTTCCTAAAAGTTGTCGGAAAACTGTTGAGTTTAGCTCATGA